The Epinephelus lanceolatus isolate andai-2023 chromosome 1, ASM4190304v1, whole genome shotgun sequence genome has a window encoding:
- the tma7 gene encoding translation machinery-associated protein 7, with product MSGREGGKKKPLKTPKKQTKEMDEDDIAFKQKQKEEQKALEALKAKASGKGPLGGSGIKKSGKK from the exons ATGTCTGGTAGAGAAG gaGGCAAAAAGAAACCACTGAAGACGCCCAAGAAGCAAACAAAGGAAATGGATGAA GATGACATTGCCTtcaagcagaaacaaaaggaagAGCAGAAGGCTCTGGAGGCGTTGAAGGCCAAAGCTTCAGGAAAAGGACCTCTTG GCGGCAGTGGCATTAAGAAATCGGGCAAGAagtaa